From Aspergillus fumigatus Af293 chromosome 3, whole genome shotgun sequence, a single genomic window includes:
- a CDS encoding alpha/beta fold hydrolase, with protein MSDPLGLISSKCFHRRVILDTAYGPLTISFADIGGTTGPALLFLPGMFASRYLSIPMHVIAERAGVRLLVVDRPGMGASTNVPLAQRIAIWVDMLPRLLAHLGIPRVNLVSHSAGTIYLLNTWAQCRELVGPVVAFLAPWVDLAHSRVTVMQMAQYVPTKAFAMWHLIPHFVVTQASPVLASSGAVVRRLSSQSSEAADRSFLDANWRRVERDYGVPHAEQAELARLAFRFMYEEDTVGANSEALQCLRKGDGSSWGACSDYAHCVQALAAGERSTGGRVSVRTYFAAKDALVGSGGQKYFEECWRAPGLEGIDYISTTIDGTDHDTLVQSVEVWEEIFSSVPQMTLYDR; from the exons ATGTCTGATCCTCTTGgcctcatctccagcaaGTGCTTCCATCGCCGCGTCATTCTGGACACAGCATATGGCCCCCTCACCATCTCATTCGCCGACATCGGCGGCACCACGGGCCCCGCGCTGCTCTTCCTGCCGGGTATGTTTGCCTCGCGCTATCTCAGTATCCCCATGCACGTAATCGCGGAGCGCGCCGGAGTGCGCCTGCTCGTGGTCGACCGGCCGGGGATGGGCGCGTCGACCAATGTCCCACTCGCCCAGCGCATCGCCATCTGGGTCGATATGCTGCCACGCCTGCTGGCGCATCTGGGTATTCCGCGCGTCAATCTCGTGTCGCACAGTGCTGGAACCATTTACCTGCTCAATACGTGGGCGCAATGCCGTGAGCTTGTGGGCCCTGTCGTTGCTTTCTTAG CGCCGTGGGTGGATCTCGCACACTCCCGCGTTACAGTAATGCAAATGGCCCAGTACGTGCCTACCAAGGCATTCGCGATGTGGCACCTCATCCCGCACTTCGTCGTAACGCAGGCGAGCCCCGTGTTGGCGTCAAGCGGGGCTGTGGTCCGCCGGCTGTCATCACAGAGCAGCGAGGCGGCGGATCGCTCGTTCCTCGATGCCAATTGGCGGCGAGTCGAGCGTGATTACGGCGTGCCGCACGCTGAACAGGCGGAACTCGCGCGTCTCGCCTTCCGGTTTATGTATGAAGAGGACACCGTTGGGGCGAATAGCGAGGCCTTGCAGTGTCTTCGGAAGGGCGACGGTAGCAGCTGGGGCGCCTGCTCGGACTACGCTCACTGTGTGCAGGCACTGGCAGCCGGCGAACGGTCGACAGGTGGCCGAGTTAGTGTCCGGACATATTTTGCTGCCAAGGATGCCTTGGTGGGCAGCGGGGGGCAAAAGTACTTTGAGGAGTGCTGGCGAGCACCGGGGCTGGAAGGCATTGACTATATCTCCACGACGATCGACGGAACAGACCACGACACTCTGGTGCAGTCAGTGGAGGTATGGGAGGAGATATTCTCTTCGGTACCGCAAATGACTTTGTATGACCGGTAA